In Calothrix sp. PCC 7507, one DNA window encodes the following:
- a CDS encoding HhoA/HhoB/HtrA family serine endopeptidase produces MKTKEHDGGRQGGQKWGVKNVISMLLEVSVVVCLGSCSLSPTKTVETQPSDAQVQKTTVPNSATVPPPIIASSGNPNFVVAVVQNVGDAVVRIDSARTVSSASEDLENPFFRRFFGDEDVPSRPRQRIERGSGSGFIMNSSGQILTNSHVVDGADTVTVTLKDGRTFNGKVLGEDPVTDVAIVKIEANNLPTLAIGNSDILQPGEAVIAIGNPLGLNNTVTAGIISATGRSSSDIGASDKRVDYLQTDAAINPGNSGGPLLNVRGEVIGMNTAIIRGAQGLGFAIPIKTVQRIAQELITKGKVDHPYLGIQMVTLTPEIRERINNQLRDRINLTADKGVLLINIVPRSPASIGGLRAGDVIHSINNEPVTKIEEVQKLVENSKIGNLIQMQVERNGQIVQISVTPAPLPIQRES; encoded by the coding sequence ATGAAGACCAAAGAGCATGATGGTGGGAGACAAGGGGGACAAAAGTGGGGAGTAAAAAATGTGATATCGATGCTACTGGAAGTGAGTGTAGTAGTATGTCTTGGGAGTTGCTCTTTGTCACCTACCAAAACTGTGGAAACTCAACCAAGTGATGCTCAAGTCCAAAAAACCACTGTCCCCAATTCAGCCACTGTTCCGCCGCCAATTATCGCATCCTCTGGCAATCCTAACTTTGTAGTCGCGGTAGTACAAAACGTGGGAGATGCTGTAGTTCGCATTGATTCCGCCAGAACCGTCTCTTCTGCTTCTGAGGACTTAGAAAATCCATTTTTTCGGCGATTTTTCGGAGACGAAGATGTTCCATCGCGGCCTAGACAGCGGATAGAGCGGGGTAGTGGCTCTGGATTTATCATGAACTCTTCTGGTCAAATTTTGACCAATTCCCATGTGGTAGATGGTGCTGACACTGTAACTGTTACACTCAAAGATGGAAGGACTTTTAACGGCAAAGTACTTGGTGAAGATCCAGTCACAGATGTGGCGATTGTCAAGATTGAGGCAAATAACCTGCCGACTCTGGCTATAGGTAACTCCGATATCTTACAGCCAGGAGAGGCAGTGATTGCGATCGGCAATCCTTTAGGGCTGAATAACACCGTAACTGCGGGGATTATCAGTGCTACAGGCCGCTCTAGTAGTGATATTGGTGCTAGCGACAAGCGCGTTGACTATCTGCAAACCGATGCAGCTATTAACCCCGGTAACTCCGGCGGGCCACTGTTGAATGTGCGGGGTGAGGTGATTGGGATGAACACAGCAATTATCCGCGGCGCACAAGGTTTGGGATTTGCGATTCCCATCAAGACTGTACAAAGGATTGCCCAAGAATTAATTACTAAAGGCAAAGTTGACCATCCTTATTTGGGTATTCAGATGGTGACGCTGACACCAGAAATTAGGGAAAGAATCAATAATCAATTACGCGATCGCATTAATCTTACAGCAGATAAGGGAGTTTTATTAATTAACATCGTCCCCCGCTCACCAGCATCTATCGGTGGACTACGAGCTGGTGATGTGATTCACAGCATTAATAATGAACCTGTTACTAAAATTGAAGAAGTACAAAAGTTAGTGGAAAATAGCAAAATCGGCAATCTTATACAAATGCAAGTAGAACGTAATGGGCAAATCGTCCAAATATCAGTCACGCCTGCACCATTGCCAATACAACGGGAAAGTTAA